A single genomic interval of Aedes aegypti strain LVP_AGWG chromosome 1, AaegL5.0 Primary Assembly, whole genome shotgun sequence harbors:
- the LOC5579306 gene encoding rhythmically expressed gene 2 protein: MNINSRLVSKNLSRFKLVTFDVTDTLLRFSRPPEMQYAMAARHLGCQNIEEQALSVCFGKHFKRMARDYPNFGKGSKYDWRWWWRTLVMDIFRDSHRHLSEAMLGRVADQLIEDYATQDCWTKIEMAERMVDLARVHGKQVGIISNFDPRLSYILEAMKIPTDFIVTSYDVGIQKPCPEIFDYALNLCNPPVLPSEALHFGNTPKLDYVGAKRAGWASILVNVTCDGQQGVLSDPEINPGHVFANFEEFIRALETTEMKW, translated from the coding sequence ATGAATATCAATTCGCGGCTCGTGTCGAAGAACTTGTCCCGGTTCAAGTTGGTCACTTTCGATGTGACCGATACCTTGTTGAGATTCTCCCGCCCACCGGAAATGCAATACGCAATGGCAGCTCGCCATCTCGGATGCCAGAACATCGAGGAACAAGCGCTGTCCGTTTGCTTCGGGAAGCATTTCAAGCGAATGGCTCGTGATTACCCTAACTTTGGCAAGGGATCAAAGTACGACTGGCGTTGGTGGTGGCGAACGCTAGTCATGGACATATTCCGCGATTCGCATCGACACCTGAGTGAGGCAATGCTGGGACGCGTTGCCGATCAGCTCATAGAAGACTACGCAACACAAGACTGCTGGACCAAGATCGAGATGGCCGAACGTATGGTGGATTTGGCGCGGGTCCATGGCAAACAGGTAGGGATAATATCGAACTTTGATCCTAGGTTAAGCTACATCCTGGAGGCTATGAAGATTCCGACTGACTTTATCGTGACGAGCTATGATGTGGGGATTCAGAAACCTTGTCCGGAAATATTCGATTATGCGTTGAATCTCTGCAATCCACCGGTGCTTCCAAGCGAAGCACTGCACTTTGGCAATACTCCTAAGCTGGACTATGTTGGCGCGAAACGTGCTGGTTGGGCCAGTATTTTGGTTAACGTTACTTGCGACGGTCAACAGGGAGTTCTTTCGGATCCAGAGATTAATCCCGGACATGTGTTTGCGAACTTTGAAGAGTTTATTCGCGCGTTAGAGACTACTGAAATGAAGTGGTAG